A window of Effusibacillus pohliae DSM 22757 genomic DNA:
AGCCCCACACGACGGCCTTTCTGTCCAGCTGCTCTCGCCCTGCAACAAACCTCGTCCAGCAACTCCCGGATGACGATGCTGACATCTTCACGTTTGTATACATCTCTGGGCAATGTGGTACGGTGCGAGATTCCCTTGTGCGGCACGTCATATGACTGCGGATTCATTGCTGAATAGTCCTGGCCATGACTCCATCGGTGAATGATCGTTCCCCACACCCCAAACCGGCGCATCAGTTTGATTTCAGGGATTTGAGCGACATCTCCGATGGTACGGGCCCCGAACTCACGATACAAAACATCCGCCCGGCGTTTGAGCCCCCACATCTCGAATACGGACAAAGGGTGCAACTGAGAAGGAATATCCCGTTCGGTCCACCAGACGATCCCGTATGGATGTTTTTTGGCCTGCTTGTTGGCCATCTTCGCCATCCACTTGTTGGGTCCCATCCCGATCCGGCTACGGATGCGGAACTGGTCCCAGATCGCCTGTTTCAGTTCCTGGGCCGCTTCAATAGGGTCCGGGAACAGCGTGGACGGATAAGGAAAGGCAAAAAACGCCTCATCCACGCTGAACTGTTCTTGTACCGGAAACAGGGATTCGATTACCTTCTGAATCCGCACGCTCGTTTCCAGGTAAAACTGCATGCGGGGCCTGACCACAATCAAATCGGGACAGTGCCGCAGGGCCTCGCCAAGCCGCATGGCGTTCTCCACCCCCGCCCGCTTGGCGGTCGGCGTGGCGGCCAAAATAATGCCGGAACGCAAAGCCGGATCCCCCGACACCGCCAGCGCCGGATCGGTGGAATCATCGTTTTGCTGTCGTTTCAGGGCAAACTCGGGATGGGAAGCCACCTCACAGGACGCATAGAAGCTTTGCATATCCACCAGTCCGTAAATCCAGTTCATTTTTCCTCTTCTCCTAATCTCCTGGTGATGCTTTTCAGTTCG
This region includes:
- a CDS encoding Y-family DNA polymerase; protein product: MNWIYGLVDMQSFYASCEVASHPEFALKRQQNDDSTDPALAVSGDPALRSGIILAATPTAKRAGVENAMRLGEALRHCPDLIVVRPRMQFYLETSVRIQKVIESLFPVQEQFSVDEAFFAFPYPSTLFPDPIEAAQELKQAIWDQFRIRSRIGMGPNKWMAKMANKQAKKHPYGIVWWTERDIPSQLHPLSVFEMWGLKRRADVLYREFGARTIGDVAQIPEIKLMRRFGVWGTIIHRWSHGQDYSAMNPQSYDVPHKGISHRTTLPRDVYKREDVSIVIRELLDEVCCRARAAGQKGRRVGLGLTYKGLQGGFFKAKTLRFGSNDPHDLYPYLLDLLDKWW